The window CTTGCATTTCTTGTTCAGTTACGTGCTGACGGTTACGAGCTGTTTCAAGATCGTACGCTTGGTCGGCACTTGCTTTCGCTGTATCCTGTTCACGTCTGAATTCTGCTCTTTTCAGCTCATTGATCTTTTCTGCTTCAGCGATTTCAGTAGCACGCTCAAGCTCAGATTTCTTCGCATCTTTATCTGCTTCGGCACGTTTGATACGTGTTTCTTTATCTGCTTCAGCTGTTGCAATATCTGCATCGCGTTTCACTTGGGCAATTCTAGGTTTACCTAGTGATTCTAAATAGCCATTTTTATCACGGACATCTTTGATCGTGAACGACACAATGACGAGGCCCATTTTCGCTAAATCTTGAGAAGCGACACGCTGTACTTCTTGAGAAAATTTTTCTCTGTTTTTATAAATCTCTTCGACTGTCATTGATCCTAAGATGGAGCGAAGGTGTCCTTCTAGTACTTCTCTCGCTTCGTTTTCGCGGTCTTCTTTTGTTTTACCTAAAAATTGCTCTGCTGCAGTAGCAATTTCTTCAATCGATCCGCCAATTTTAATGATGGCCGTTCCGTCCGCCATGACCGGTACACCTTGTTCGGTATAGACTTCAGGCGTTGAAACATCTAGCTTGCTAGATAGTAAGCTGAGCGGCTCTGCTTGTTGAAAAACAGGGAGCACAAAGGTACCTCCGCCTCTTACAATCTTAATCTTGTTTCCACCTTCATCCACGTGGACATTTTTACTTCCTAGGTAACTTCCTGTGACAATTAACGCTTCATCTGGACCTGCTGTCCGGTATTTCGAAACAAATACACCAATAAGTGCAATAAGAATCACAAGCACAATTCCAATGATAATCAAAATGGTTGTTCCTGGCATAGCATTCCCTCCTAGATTTCTTCATTTGGTATAACTGATAAGACGCCTTTGTTCACTTCGACGACCAGCACCCGGGTTCCATATGGAATCTCCTCTTCGTCGAAACTGACGGCAGGCTTTGAGATTTTCCCGCTATTACTAATTAACAGCACTTCTCCAAACCCGTCTTTTGGAACAGATACAATGATCTCCCCAGTTCTTCCTTTTAAGTCGGCCTCTGTATATGAAAGAGATTCTTCAGCAGAGGAAAGCGGGACTAAGACAAATACATTCAAACAGGTCACAAGGACCACTGCGAGGATGGCAGATAATACTGCGCCAAGTCCACTCCCTACAATTGCTGTTTTTTCAGAGATAAACCCTCCAGCCGAGAAAAAGGTAAGAAATGCGAGGATCAATGTTGGTTGAAGGAATGAAACAGGAATCGCTTCAAACAATCCATCAAATACATCGCCGAAAAAGACGAAAACTAGTGTCAGGATTCCTGATATCATCAATATGTATAAATACAGCGTCTCAAGCGGCAGCCCGAACACATCCATCTTCCTCACCCTTTCTTCATGAAATGAACAGCCTTTGTTTCATTTAGACCATGCTCACCTCCAATGTATTCCTTCTAACAGGTAATACGAACCACTTTTGTAAAGGTTTCAAATTTCCTCACAATTCTTCACAGGAATTCCCCGATAGCTCAAGAATGATTGTCATGTACCACTATGTTAAAATTTGATCTTGAGGTGATGAAAATGAGTTTATTACATGAGGCAAGACAAGAATTGTGGCAAAAGCTGCAAGGTTTGAACGAAGAACAATTGAATCAAAAATTATCTGATGATACTTGGAGTATTCAAGAGGTGGCAGATCACTTAAAGAAGATGGACCTCATGGCAGCAAAACATCTAGCTGCTGAGGGAAAAAAAGCACCGATCAAGGAATATGAGCCAAAGCCGGTGGAAATGGCAGAGGACCGTTCTAGAAAAGCCACTGCGCCTAGTATTGTTGAGCCTGAACGCAAGCATGTGACACCTACACATTTAAAGGATGAGCTCGATACAGCACGTGAACAGCTCAATCAAATTTTATCAACGTTTACTGAGGAAGATTTCAAACGTGTCATTGCGCACCCTGTGTTTGAAGAGTTATCCCTTAAGCAATATCTTGATTTTATCGGCGCACACGAAAAACGTCATATTCATCAAATCAAAGAAATTAAAGAACAGCTATAAGACATAAAGAAGACTCCCTTTTGGGAGCCTTTTTTCATTGTTACACTGTTTTCGGTGTTAGATCAAAACAGCGAGCATAAATCCAGTTGTACGCTTTTTCATTTAGATCTCTTGGGTTTCCAATTGTTTGCGGATCTTTCATTGCTTCTTTAGATAAACGGTCAATCATATCTTTTGATACACCTTGTTCTTCTAATGAAGGAACTTCTAGATCTTCCACTAAATCATACATCCAGTTCACAGCAGCTTTTGCTGCTTCCTCTGTAGACATTCTGCTTGTATCAATGCCGAACGCTTGCGCAATACGAGCGAATTTTTCCGGATACCCTTTCCAGTTATACTCCATCACCGGTCCCATCATTGCTGCTACACACTGGCCATGCGCTACAGGAATAATGCCTCCGAGTGTTTGACTCATCGCATGCGCAGCTCCAGCTGACTCGCTTCCATAAGAAAGCCCGGCAAGCATTGCAGCTTGTGCCATTCCATATCTCGCTTCTAGGTCCGCACCATCAGCAAAAGCACGGCGGATATAATGAGCAGCATATTCAATGGCCATGAGCGCTACCGCATCTGTAATAGGCTGAGCAAATTTCATCGTATAGCATTCGATAGCGTGAGCAAGCGCATCAATTCCAGTCATTGCTGTCACATGAGGAGGCATGGATACATGAAGCTCTGGGTCAATCACTGTGAGGTGAGCTGCAATGAGTGGTCCACCTGTGTTGAATTTAAATTCTCTTTCTTCATCCGTAATTACTGCCCACTGCGTAACTTCTGAACCTGTACCAGCCGTGGTCGGAATGGTGGTTAAAGGTGGGATTCTGTTTTCAAGCGGTTTTTTTCCCTCTGCCGCTTCGTAATCAAGGACTGAGCCTTTATGAGTCACCTCTACTCCGATTGCCTTCGCTGTATCCATTGAGCTTCCGCCGCCTACAGCGACTAATCCATTACAGCCTTCTTTTTCATATAACGCAGATCCTTCATTCACTAAACGGACTGGCGGGTTTGGCTCTACTTTATCAAATAGGATCACATCGATTTGTGCTTCTTTTAATGAAGCAACCACTGGGTCTACTACGCCCGCTTGATAAATACCAGGGTCTGTTACAAGCAATACCTTCGAGACACCGTATGCTTTCACTTCTTCCCCAACATGTTTCACTGCACCGATGCCATGTTTGATGACAGTCGGGATTTCAAATGTGTGGAATTTCTGCATGCTTTCAATTTTCATATTTAATGTCATATAGAATCTCCTCCAAATGTGTGATATTTATTTAAACCAATGAACCGCTTCAGGTTTCGTATTTCGATATACATGCTTCAGTTCCGTATATTCCTCAAGTCCGGTGCGTCCTAATTCACGTCCAAGACCTGACTGCTTATATCCACCCCAAGGTGCTTGAGCGAAATAAGGATGGAAATCATTGATCCAAACTGTGCCTAATCTTAATTGACGAGCCAC is drawn from Bacillus pumilus and contains these coding sequences:
- a CDS encoding DinB family protein, producing MSLLHEARQELWQKLQGLNEEQLNQKLSDDTWSIQEVADHLKKMDLMAAKHLAAEGKKAPIKEYEPKPVEMAEDRSRKATAPSIVEPERKHVTPTHLKDELDTAREQLNQILSTFTEEDFKRVIAHPVFEELSLKQYLDFIGAHEKRHIHQIKEIKEQL
- a CDS encoding flotillin family protein, yielding MPGTTILIIIGIVLVILIALIGVFVSKYRTAGPDEALIVTGSYLGSKNVHVDEGGNKIKIVRGGGTFVLPVFQQAEPLSLLSSKLDVSTPEVYTEQGVPVMADGTAIIKIGGSIEEIATAAEQFLGKTKEDRENEAREVLEGHLRSILGSMTVEEIYKNREKFSQEVQRVASQDLAKMGLVIVSFTIKDVRDKNGYLESLGKPRIAQVKRDADIATAEADKETRIKRAEADKDAKKSELERATEIAEAEKINELKRAEFRREQDTAKASADQAYDLETARNRQHVTEQEMQVKIIERQKQIELEEKEIQRRERQYDSEVKKKADADRYAVEQSAAAEKAKRLAEADAKKYSIEAMAKAEAEKVRIDGLAKAEADRAKGETEAEVIRLKGLAEAEAKEKIAEAFEQYGQAAILDMIVKMLPEYAKQVSAPLSNIDKITVVDTGGNGEGSGANKVTGYATNLMSSLQESLKASSGIDVKEIIENFSGKGNVKQSIQELTNEIKQPRKKEIADHQIEE
- a CDS encoding iron-containing alcohol dehydrogenase produces the protein MTLNMKIESMQKFHTFEIPTVIKHGIGAVKHVGEEVKAYGVSKVLLVTDPGIYQAGVVDPVVASLKEAQIDVILFDKVEPNPPVRLVNEGSALYEKEGCNGLVAVGGGSSMDTAKAIGVEVTHKGSVLDYEAAEGKKPLENRIPPLTTIPTTAGTGSEVTQWAVITDEEREFKFNTGGPLIAAHLTVIDPELHVSMPPHVTAMTGIDALAHAIECYTMKFAQPITDAVALMAIEYAAHYIRRAFADGADLEARYGMAQAAMLAGLSYGSESAGAAHAMSQTLGGIIPVAHGQCVAAMMGPVMEYNWKGYPEKFARIAQAFGIDTSRMSTEEAAKAAVNWMYDLVEDLEVPSLEEQGVSKDMIDRLSKEAMKDPQTIGNPRDLNEKAYNWIYARCFDLTPKTV